A single Lactuca sativa cultivar Salinas chromosome 8, Lsat_Salinas_v11, whole genome shotgun sequence DNA region contains:
- the LOC128127660 gene encoding trafficking protein particle complex II-specific subunit 130 homolog has product MGTRKIFLQEAGGLSYQHEKYHVPIIHTDIRTSNILLDRELQQKIANFGLIRLLPEDTTHLSTKFSGTLTIAVHFTNPFHVSTRVADKCSDGTLLLQVILHSQVKANLTIHDSWLDLKDGFTLAGESQSNGRPTSAFFPLVVPSTSRAEIL; this is encoded by the exons ATGGGTACCAGAAAGATTTTCTTACAGGAAGCAGGGGGTCTTTCATATCAACATGAAAAGTACCATGTTCCAATCATCCATACAGATATAAGAACTAGCAACATTCTACTTGATAGAGAATTGCAGCAAAAAATAGCAAATTTTGGGCTTATAAGACTGCTACCAGAAGATACGACTCATCTTAGCACAAAATTCTCAGGGACTTT GACTATAGCTGTTCACTTCACCAACCCATTCCATGTCAGCACACGTGTAGCAGATAAATGCAGTGATGGCACCTTGCTTTTGCAG GTGATACTCCACTCACAAGTGAAGGCTAACTTAACCATACACGATTCTTGGCTGGACCTAAAAGACGGTTTTACCCTTGCTGGTGAAAGTCAAAGTAATGGAAGACCAACATCCGCCTTCTTTCCACTTGTAGTTCCTTCTACATCAAGAGCCGAAATCTT atGA